TCCAGATAGGCCCAAAGGTCCAAGCCCTTGGAATCGCCCCATCCACCTGTGGCGGCGCAGTCGCCATTGGCGTTCGCCCCCGGCAGCCACCAGCGATAGAGGCGCGCTGCAGAACCATAGGCCAGTGTCGAATCCACACCGTCCAATGCGTGCGCGGGCTGGGGCGCCTGGGGCGGCGCAGCAGGGCACAGCGTGCCATGGACTTGTCCCACGGCGGTCCCGCCCTGGGTCACGTAGCCACGGTCATCGAAGAAGACTCTGGTACTGCCGGCCTGCGGACCATTGAGCCGGGTGACGGTAGGGCCGCCGCCGAAGGTCGCCGTGGCCGGGCTGGTGCCGTTGCCGTTGTTTTCGGCGTCGATCATCGGCAGATGGATTTCTCCGGCCCGCACGGTGGCGCGGTACGCATACGGCTGGGCCCGGCCGGGAAAGGGGGTGCCCGTGGTGTCGGTGCCATCCCAATCCACCACCTGCGTCCCCTGGCCGGCGATCCCGCCAAGCACCGCGTTGGCGTTGTTGGCGGCACTGAAATCGATACCGTCGCGGCTCACGACGATCTGGAAGGTGGATGCATCGGCGGTCGTGATCCGGAAGGTACCGCCCGCACCCGGGCGGGCGCGCTCTTGCGCGCCCTGGCCCTGGAACTCCACGGCCTGCAGCACGGGCTGACGGGGCACGGTAGGAATGTGCAGGGCAGACAGAACCTTGTCCACCTCGGCCGCATGCGGTGCCGCAGGATCGACACTGCTGAAGAACAAGGGAAACTCCGCCCGCTGCGCCGAGAGACCGGGAGCGAGATCCGCCACGTACGAGTCCCGGCCACGCACCCCCTTGTACAACGGGCGCCCACCGTCCAGGAAACCCAGGCGGTTGGCATAGAGCGCGAAGCCATTCGGATCGAGCCCCGCGAGAGACTGCGAATAGCGAAACCCGTCGAGCGTCACGTAGTGGTGTCGCGAGAAGATGGGCCGGTTGTTCACGCCAGCGAAGGCCACCCAGGCATAGGTGAAGAGCCGGCCGTCGCGGTCGCTCACACTGCGGGAGGAAGAGCGCACCGTCACGTCCCAGGCCGCCACCGTGCTGGTGCTCGCCAAGGGATTGAAGATGTCCGCATTCAGATTCGTGTTGCCGCTGGCAGCCCCCGTGAATTGCACCCCGTGGATGCCCGTCGTCGCGGCACGGTAAGCGCAGGGCACGTAGCCACCAGCCACGGTGACCGCGCCATCCGCGCTGTGCGGGCCCGCCAGTTCCTGGGCACGCGATGCGATCCGGCCCCGGCTGCCTCCGCCGAAGCTGCCCTCAGGCGCATTGGCAGACGCACAGGAGAAATCGGCTCCGGCAGGCACCGTCTCGTCGCCGGGCGTGCCGAAATCCTGGGGGCGGTAGACCAGGATGTCGCCCCCTGCGGCCCGGTTGCTCGACCCCAGCAGCAGGTATTCACCCGCTTCCGCATAGACATACAGGAAAGTGCGCCGCTGGACCCGGTTGGCATAGCGATTGCCGGGCTGGAGATCGAGGTTGGCGCGGCAGCCTCGGGTGGCAGCGTTGGCACAGGTTCCGCCCGCCGTCGGATAGCTGCCCGGATAAAGCGTGCGGCTACCCTCTGCGTGCGCAGGTAAAAGCCCCGAAGATGCCGACAGCAAAGCCAGCAGGAGTGCAAAGCGACATGCCTTCGCAGCCCGCACGGCACCAGGGGAAAGCAGAGACGGCATGGGCGGTTACGGGGTTGGAAAAGCAAAGATGTGCAAGATGCCTCGCGCCGTAAGTGCCCCGCCGAAATGTGTCAGGTTGAAACAAAAAACACAAAAGTCAACGATTCCGCTCCATGAAACTGCCGCCCCCGGATCCGCGCCAAAGAGCATGGAAGAGTTTTAACCACCATGCCGCCTACTTCATTGAATAATTAGCTATAAAAAATATAGCAATCGCATTGCAACTCACCGCTCTCGGTGTACCGTGGCACCCATGACCGCAACCGCCCGCACCCTCCACAGCTACGAGCCCCGCCAGGGCCATGGCCTGCCGCACGACCCGTTCAACGCCATCGTGGGGCCGCGTCCCATCGGCTGGATCAGCACCCGCAGCGCGGCGGGCGCCCTGAACCTCGCGCCCTACAGCTTCTTCAACGCCTTCAACTACACGCCGCCGATCGTCGGCTTCGCCAGCATCGGCGCGAAGGACACGCTGGCCAACATCGAAGCCACCGGCGAATTCGTGTGGAACCTCGCCACCCGCCCGCTGGCCGAGGCCATGAACCAGACCTGCGCGGCCGTGCCGCCCGAGGTGGACGAATTCGCGCTGGGCGGGCTCACGCCCCTGCCCTCCCGGCTCGTCGCGCCGCCGCGCGTGGCCGAGAGCCCGGTGACCATGGAATGCCGCCGCACGCAGATCGTGCAGCTGCAGGGCGCGGACGGCCAGCAGGTGCCCACCTGGCTGGTGCTGGGCGAGGTGGTGGCCGTGCACATCGACACCGCGCTGCTGAAGGACGGCATCTACGACACCGCGAACGCCGGGCACATCCTGCGCGCGGGCGGCCCGGCCGACTACTTCACCGTGGGGCCGGAGCAGGTGTTCCGGATGTTCCGGCCGCGGTGAGCGAATGGGTGCCGGCGGTTTTCCGATGCGCACATTCGCCTCGCTGCTCGTCTGCGCCCTCGCGGCCCTGGCAGGGGCCTGCGGGGCGATCGTGCTGTCCAGCGAGGTGGCGGCCGTCTGGTACATGCACCGCCACGGCATCGTGGAACGGCGGGAACTGTCGGAGGACATGGGGTTCGGCATGCTGGCAGCGGCGGCCGCACTGCTCTCGGCGGCGACCGCCATGCCGCTCTCGCTGGCCCTCGGCTGGCGGCTCATCCGCCGCCTGCGGCACGGCGCGCGCCCGCCCCTTCGGCCCCCGGAGGATTGAGCCTTCAGGCCACGGCCTGCCCCCTGCGGAACGCACGCGGGCAACTCGGCAGCGCTTATGCTCGCGCCCAGCGCTTTCGCCCTTCCCCACCTGTACCGCCCCATCTGGCGCCCCTCCGGAGAACCCACCATGAACGCAACCCGCCTCGCTGCCATCGCCCTCATCGTGGCCGGCGCGCTCGGCCTGGCCTACGGCGGCTTCAGCTACACCAAGGACACCACCGTGGTGAAGCTCGGGCCGCTGGAAATCTCCGCCAAGGAGAAGGAAACGGTCAACATTCCGCTGTGGCTGGGCATCGGTGCCATTGCCGTGGGCGGGCTGCTGCTCGTCGTGGGCGGCAGGAAATAAGGCCGGCGAACGCCATGTCCACTCCGTCCCGACGATCCTCCTTCCTGGCCCGCTGCTGGTTCGGCGTGCTGTGCGCGCTACTGGGGCTGGCGCCGCTCCTGCTCCTGCTGGTGTATTGGCCCATGGCGACGCTGCTGGACTGCGCGGGCAATGAAGGCTCGGGCATCCACTGCGCCAGCGCGCCGTGGCTGTCCGACGCGGCGTATTCGATGTTCCTCATGGGCGCGTGGGGATCGTTCTTCACCCTTCCCACGGCGTTGACGCTCTATCTGGCGGGGGCCGGCCTGCGCTGGCTGCTGCGCCGGCCGGCATCCCCGCGCTGAAGCGCCCCACACCACCACCCCGCAGCGCCAGGAAGCCGCACCCGATGATTCTCGAAGCCGCCCCCCTGCACGTGCGCGCCGGCCAGGAACCGGCCTTCGAAGACGCGTTCCGCGTTGCGCAGCGCATCATCGCGTCCATGCCCGGCTACCGGTCGCACCGGCTCGAACGCTGCATCGAGCGGCCGGGCGAGTACCTGCTGCTGGTGGAATGGGACACCCTGGAAGCGCACGAGCAGGGCTTCCGCGGTTCGCCCGGCTACCAGGAATGGAAGCGGCTGCTGCACCACTTCTACGCGCCGTTTCCGACCGTATCGCACTACGCGGCGGTGGAAGGCGCTTCGTCGCCAGGCAGCGGCAGCGCGATGCCCGACGCGGCGAACACCTCGCGCACCACCGACAGCCCGTTGAGCGCGGCCGGAAAGCCCGCATAGACCGCCATCTGCATCACCACCTCGACGATCTCGGCCGGGGTGCAGCCGACGTGCAGTGCGGCGTGCACATGCACGCGCAGTTGCGGTAGCGCATGGCCCAGGGTGCAGAGCGCTGCGACCGTGGCCAGCTCACGTTCGCGCAGGCCGAGCGCCGGCCGGGCGTAGATGTCGCCGAACGGAAACTCCACCAGCAGCCGCGCGAAGCCGGGAAACGACTGCGCGAGCTGCTCCACCACGGCCAGCCCGGCGGGTCCATCCACCTGGGCGAGCATGCGGGTGCCGCGGTCATGGCGTGCGCGGCATTCTTTGGCGGGGCTGCCGTTCATCGCGCGGCTCCCGGCCGGTAGGGGCAGAGGGATGGTGGATGGGAGGGAAGGGAGTGCATGGCTTGTCCTGAAAAGAGGTTGGAACGGCCGCGACTGTAGGCAGCCCCTGCCCACGGGGGAATGACCGATTCGGTGATACCTTTTCGGTATGACCCAACGCCTGGATTCCCGGTCTCTCGCACTCTTTCTGGCCGTGGCCGATGCATTGAGCTTCCGGCAGGCCGCCGAAGCGCTACACCTGTCGCAGCCGCCCCTGAGCCGCGCGATCCGCGAACTGGAGGAGCGGCTGGGCACGCCGCTCTTCGAACGGAACACGCGCGGCGTCGGACTGACGGCGGCGGGGCGCAAGCTGGTGCCCTATGCGCGCGGCGTGGCTGAACTGCTCCGGCGGGCGGAAGCCGAATTCCAGGGCCATGCCCTGCCGCCCACGCTGCGGCTGGGGCTGACCAGCGCGGCCGAGCCGCCCTGGTTCCGGGGCCTGGCCGACCGCGTGCGGGCCCGGCACCCCGGCGCGGTGGTCACGGTGCTCTCCGATACGTCGCCCCGTCTGGTCCGGCAACTGCGCGCCGGCCAACTGGATGCCGCCGTCATCGCGCTGCCCACGGACGTGCGCGGCCTCGACGTGCGGGAACTGGACCGCCTGCCCATGGTGGCCGCGCTACCGTCCTCGCACCGGCTGGCCCGGCGAAGGGCTCTGCGGCTGGCCGACCTGGCGGCAGAGCCCCTCTTCTGGTTCGAGCGGGCCCGCCAGCCCGCGTTCCACGACCACTGCCAGCAGGTCTTCGAGCGGCACCGCTTCGCACCGCCCAAGCTGCGCGAGCCTGCCGACCACCATGTCCTGCTGGCCGGGGTGGCGGCCGGACAGGGCATTGCGTTGCTGGCGGGGTCGTTCGCCGGCCTGCGGCGCACGGGCGTGGTCTACCGGCGCCTGGTGGAGGGCGATGCGCTGGCGCTGGGCATCGGGCTGGCCACGCCGCCGGACCGGCCCGCCGTGCGGGCCCTGCTGGGCGCGGCCAGTGGTGCGCCGCTGGCCTCGCAGGCCGCCGTCTAGCTGTGGACCGTCAAGAGGTTGTTTGCAGATTTGAGCCTGTGCATCGGAGCAACGCCGCCGATGCCGCTATGGGGTCGGTGCCAGTTGTAGTGATGTTGCCATCCCGCCAGGGCCTCGGTTCTCTCGGCTGAGTTCTGATAAGTCCAGCCATAGGCCCATTCGCGCAGCGCCGACTGGATGAACCGCTCTGCCTTGCCATTGGTCTGTGGACGGTAGGGCCTGGTAAACCTGTGCTGAATACCTGATGCCTTGCAAGCCGCTTCGAACTCCTTTGAGCGGAACGCCGGGCCGTTGTCGGTCAACAGGCGCTTGATGCCCACGCCGAGCCCAGCGTAGTACGCCACGGCGTTGTGCAGGAAGGCGACCGCCTCCTGCTTCTTCTCGTCCTGGTGCATGGCCGTGAAGGCGATGCGGGCGTGGTCGTCGATGGCCACGAACAGCGTCTCCCAGCCTGCCCCATCGACCGAGTCGCGCCGGTTGCCCGTGACCCGATGGCTGGGCCGCTCGATGCGTCCGAGCTTCTTGGTGTCGATGTGCAGCATGTCGCCGGGGGCGTCGTGCTCGTAGCGCACCACGGGCTCTGCTGGCGCCAGGTCGCTGAGCCGGGACAGGCCTGCACGGGCCAGCACACGGCTGACGGTGGAGGCCGAGACACCGACGTAGCGTGCGATGCGCGACTGCAGCA
The DNA window shown above is from Acidovorax sp. NCPPB 4044 and carries:
- a CDS encoding flavin reductase family protein, with the translated sequence MTATARTLHSYEPRQGHGLPHDPFNAIVGPRPIGWISTRSAAGALNLAPYSFFNAFNYTPPIVGFASIGAKDTLANIEATGEFVWNLATRPLAEAMNQTCAAVPPEVDEFALGGLTPLPSRLVAPPRVAESPVTMECRRTQIVQLQGADGQQVPTWLVLGEVVAVHIDTALLKDGIYDTANAGHILRAGGPADYFTVGPEQVFRMFRPR
- a CDS encoding antibiotic biosynthesis monooxygenase family protein, whose product is MILEAAPLHVRAGQEPAFEDAFRVAQRIIASMPGYRSHRLERCIERPGEYLLLVEWDTLEAHEQGFRGSPGYQEWKRLLHHFYAPFPTVSHYAAVEGASSPGSGSAMPDAANTSRTTDSPLSAAGKPA
- a CDS encoding carboxymuconolactone decarboxylase family protein, with amino-acid sequence MNGSPAKECRARHDRGTRMLAQVDGPAGLAVVEQLAQSFPGFARLLVEFPFGDIYARPALGLRERELATVAALCTLGHALPQLRVHVHAALHVGCTPAEIVEVVMQMAVYAGFPAALNGLSVVREVFAASGIALPLPGDEAPSTAA
- a CDS encoding LysR family transcriptional regulator, encoding MTQRLDSRSLALFLAVADALSFRQAAEALHLSQPPLSRAIRELEERLGTPLFERNTRGVGLTAAGRKLVPYARGVAELLRRAEAEFQGHALPPTLRLGLTSAAEPPWFRGLADRVRARHPGAVVTVLSDTSPRLVRQLRAGQLDAAVIALPTDVRGLDVRELDRLPMVAALPSSHRLARRRALRLADLAAEPLFWFERARQPAFHDHCQQVFERHRFAPPKLREPADHHVLLAGVAAGQGIALLAGSFAGLRRTGVVYRRLVEGDALALGIGLATPPDRPAVRALLGAASGAPLASQAAV
- a CDS encoding IS481 family transposase, giving the protein MNSHKHARLTYARRIEMVKQMTLEGLDAAQAAASHGVTAQTARKWLGRYLSGGEAALVDASSRPARSPKTIDESKALLIVELRQRRMLQSRIARYVGVSASTVSRVLARAGLSRLSDLAPAEPVVRYEHDAPGDMLHIDTKKLGRIERPSHRVTGNRRDSVDGAGWETLFVAIDDHARIAFTAMHQDEKKQEAVAFLHNAVAYYAGLGVGIKRLLTDNGPAFRSKEFEAACKASGIQHRFTRPYRPQTNGKAERFIQSALREWAYGWTYQNSAERTEALAGWQHHYNWHRPHSGIGGVAPMHRLKSANNLLTVHS